Genomic window (Lycium barbarum isolate Lr01 chromosome 2, ASM1917538v2, whole genome shotgun sequence):
ataactcttcaagttcgaatcaatcatgcatttaaTTAAACATATCACATtatcttattcaaagttcaaatttgcgaAGTCTTATATTAAAACTATTACTCATATGCAAATTATCTCTTACaagttttatttatttttttatattttgaaatagtattagcatttaaaatcatatcaacatatctttaagtgttatttagcatttcaaatcttcttttgctaagcggcatttgaaatttcctttctatataaattatcatattttctatcagtcttattctagctaatatttctcatttaaagccttagtaatatctctaagcattattttaaatagcattactatatttttatcctttttaaaccttagtaataatttacaaaattattttctcaaatattatatacgcatttaatttaattaattaacctaagttggtcggataaccgtaagttaacggattctaaaggatgcctaaccccttccctttaggataatatagagcccttacttagaatcacactggttaagcagactattaattgaggttcagttttaactttgccttagttaacctctaggtgtcctaattcaccgttaaattaattaggtggcgactccttaaattaaacaaataggaatcaccaatacgtcatacccctaattttgactccggttaaaatggggtgtgacagtactCTCTCTGTGTGGCGTGTGTGTAGTGGGGTTGTTAAGAAAGCCAAAACAAATACCTTTTTGGTGATATCTTTGTTAAGGTATCAAACAAGATGCATGTGttattgttgctcccaaacgcacacgtaAGTATACGTGGTTACAGGATTTTAAAGTCCAGATATTGTActcacagagacttagattttaTATCGTTCAACTAATTCAAATTCCGTtgtaactattcaagaaagtgatgatcaacgtttttttttttaatactaaacTACTAACtgcaaaaaacaaataaagacgATTGTTTTGTGATTGAGACACTTATAACGAAGATTATAAGGTTTATCATATGAGAGAAAGTTCCAGGGTCATgtctttcgacaatccagttagtcttctgacaattctacctatcttatttcctaAGTTAGTAGTTGACGAgttaattgtaactttatgagtatcttccgagttgctcacaaaAAAGTAACAAAAACGCATTTACTTCTACGTactcaactaagcaaggctaaagggtatatttctatcctcattagcgaaacgattatatcgaacaagccctatttattcttattacataTGCGAATTCCCTATCTCTAATTCAATTCACACACCATAGATAGTGTCTAATTAGAGATCAAGCAATTAAACAATTAAGTACAAGAATAAATATGCAACCCAAAAGATGAAAAtttaatagataataattgtcgcCAAACCAATTATCATGGCTtttgccacaaccctagaattaaagagtttagctccacatagataTGAAGGAAAAAATAACAAATCATTCGAATAAAAACGTAAAAATGAGTATTACAGAGGAGAAGATAAAACACTATAACTATAGCCTCTACGGCGGCTTCAAGCTCTCTCTAGATCTAAAGTTATAAACTTCGAGTTTCAAATTATCCAAAGATATATAAAAACCCTGTTTTATGGACTATTTATAGGTGTATTAAAACGAATTGGGAAATATTGTCTACCGCGTCAACATTTGACGCGTACCGTGATGCACATGCCCAGATAAGTCTCTTTCTTCATTGTCAATTTCAATTGTTTCCCTTTTTTCATTTGTTGTTTTCTTCTTCCATCATTATACTTTTATACTTTAATTCCTCCATCAGTATGTCTCCATTTTGTCTCCCCTCACcttctttattcttttcttttctcactttttattcaattttgttCTGAATTCTTTTATCGTCACACCGTTTTATTTCTACacaataaaatataatattaagcataaAGTTATATAATAGAAttcaaaagacaattaaaaatattaagatgtgaggaaaaaaaaaatatgtacatttttggttgaaaatcaattattacaAGTGTTAGGACTTTGTGTTGTACCTTTGATTTAAATCTTTCTATGCATTGACTTAAGAATATGAACAACTGATGGTTTCCTGCATTAATTTGAATTACGGTGCAAAGACTTGAGAAAGATTAAAAAGTCTTTACATATTGTGTGACACATTGAGATGGCTATAGTAATTTTTTCATGATAACAACTTCACTAGAAAATAAGCATATGTAATTGACAACTCTAAAAGTTTCCTCCACTAGCAACTTGACACAAACCTGTTGAATACAAGTAATTGTCTTCCGGTGAAGAGAAAGAGTGTTAATTTCTTAATAAGGGCAAAGCATCATAGTGAAATTATTTATCTTCCAACTTTACAAAACTTAAAGATAGTAATTCCTTTCTGACCAGTTGATCTTATCGCAACTTTCATCTAATAATGATAGTGCGTTAAAGTGAAAATATACAAGGAGAGAAGATGTGGAAAAGGAAATAAAGGAAAAATTATTGTTGGGAAAGTGATCAAGAAAAGTAAAGCAAAGGGGTGAATTACTGGAAAGTAGTCTCTCATCTCATCATTTGTCAAAAGCAAACCTTTGGAATTGACAGCAACATATAACCGGTATCAATCAGTGCcggagggtatatttgcactatttttattgCGTCAAGGATATACAGATATTACTTTTTTTAACAAGAGATATATCTATTAATTGAGGAGTATATTTGCACCTATtcccaaaaaattaaaaatcaacccatttgaaggacaaaaatcaaACTTCAGCCCAGGGCAAACCATGCAATTAATTAAATGAAAAGAAAGTTAAACATCTGTCCAATTTTTGACAAAGTCAATAGACCCAAATAAAGAAGTTGGAAATTAACCCTAAGCAGCAAAATAAAAACTTaacctagctttatattatatacagATGCCCCTTTGCTTGTTTAAATTCACAACATGTTTTTGTATTTGTTCTTTGCTTGATGCTTTTGTTTCATACGAAATTTATGGTTGATCCAATTCTTTTTGTTTCGGGTCAGTGTTAAAACAGGTGGTTTGCAAGGGCGGAGTTAAGATTTTGAGTTTGTGGGTTCTCGTTGTAAATTAAATTACTTTGACATATTTAATGTTCAAAAAGTAtatgaactatcacttttttcgAGTTTCacttgcgatttagagcagatatactctCGTTAAAAAATAGTGCATATATGCCCCTGGCGCTACACAAATGGAGCAAATATACTCATTTTGCTGCCAGATTAAAAAAAGTCATTTAGCTTATCCTTTAATTAAGAAATATcatgtgactttaaaaaaataagtatatCTATTTTTATATTGGACTTATTTTCTAAAGCCAcgagataattttttttattagtgGGTTGTCtcgttcgtttaaaaaaaaatatcttcttgactttaaataaaaataagtctatttatttttttaaatgaactAAATCCGACGACTAGAAAAAAATTATGTCACGACTTTAAAAATCACAGTCCAGCCCATCTGAAGGGCAAACCGTGCAATAATTTGGGATCTTTTCCCATTTGAAGGTGTAATTTTGACCCATATCCGTAAAAGAAGGTTTTCTCCACAGAATTTGCAGAATGAAACAAAGTAGGTTCTCTCCTAATTTGTTTGTTTCAATTCTCCACACAATTTTCTTTGTTTAGCACTGTATTTGAATCTTACAAAATGGAACCTTGCAATAATACTGTGTGTGTGCTGATGGAAAATATTAACAACCTTCTCTGAACTTGCTTGAGTTTTTTGATTATTCTGTAAGTCAAGGTCTATACCCCCAACTTACACTCTCATCTTAACCGCTCAAAATTTTAAACCTGAAAATGACTAGGTGGCCTTCCTCGTATTGACTACTCCAAAGCTACAGTTGTAAAGCTCAGTATTATTGAATAGAGGAGCAGAGCAAAAAAATTCTTGATATCTTCTCTACCAACTTAATTTGTATAATTTTTAGTGCAGAAATGGGTTATCAAAAACTTGCATTGTTTCTGCTATATGTAGCCTTTCTCTGTCAACTTGTTTCCTCTTCATCCTTACCTCATTTGTGCCCCAATGATCAAGCCCTTGCTCTTCTTCAATTCAAGCACATGTTTACCATAAATCCTAATGTTTCTCTTTATTCTGAATGTTTCAACTACGCAATAGACCAATGGATATATGATTCATATCCGAAAACACTATCATGGAACAAGAGCACAGATTGTTGCTCATGGGATGGAGTTTATTGTGAGGAGTCGACTGGACAAGTGATTGAGCTTAACCTCTGTGGCAGCCAACTAcaaggcaagtttgattctaacAGTAGCCTCTTCCAACTCTCCAATCTCAAAAGGCTTGATTTGTCTTTTAATGATTTTTCCGGGTCGCTCATTTCGCCTAAATTTGGTGAGTTTTCTAGTTTGACATATCTTGATTTGTCGAATTCAGATTTTTCTGGTCTAATCCCTTCTGAAATCTCTCATCTTTCTAAATTACACGTTCTTTATATATGGCATACCGATCCATCTGGGCTTAGATTAGGACCTCACAATTTTGAACGGCTCCTTAGGAACTTGACCCAACTAAGAGCGCTTGACCTTACCTATGTGAACATCTCTTCCATCATTCCTctaaatttctcttcttttttaacAACTCTACACGTTGTGGACACACAGTTATTTGGTATATTGCCCGAAAGAGTTTTCCACCTTTCCTACTTGGAATCTCTTTATTTATCATCCAATCCCCAGCTCATTATTGGGTTTCCCACAACCAAATGGAATAGCAGTGCATCTCTCATACAGTTATCTCTTTGCGGCGTGAATTTTATTGGTAGGATACCTGAATCATTTAGCTATCTAACTTCTCTGCGATGGTTGTACATGACTAATACCAATCTCACAGGGCCTATTTCTAAACCTATATGGAATCTCACCAGCATACAATGGTTAGATTTGAGCAATAACAGTTTCACTGGCAAAATTCAGGATTTCAAGTCCAAAACattgtattcaatttttttaaatcaCAATCAGCTGCAAGGTCCTATTCCAAAGTCACTTCTAAACCAGCAGCACCTACGAAATCTTTTTCTTTCTCAAAATAATCTCAGTGGACAAATTGATTCAACAATTTGCAATCTGAAAAAATTGATACTACTAGATTTGGGAAGTAATAATTTGGAGGGATCAATCCCCCAATGTTTGGGTGAGATGAGTAGGCTTCAGGCTTTGGATGTGAGCTACAATAGTCTAAGTGGGACAATTAATACAAGTTTTAGAATTGGAAACACACTCCAAATCATTAAATTGGATGGGAATAAGCTACAGGGGAAACTGCCACGGTCTTTGATCAATTGTAAAAACTTGACACTACTTGGTTTAGGTAATAATGAGTTGAATGACACATTTCCAAATTGGTTGGGAACCTTAACTTATTTGAAGATTTTAAGATTGAGATCGAATAAGTTGCATGGCCCTATAAAAGATTCAAGGGCTGAAAACTTGTTTGCTCAAATTCGAATAATAGATCTCTCATCCAATGGATTTAGTGGAGAATTACCGGTGAGCCTTTTTGAGAATTTCCGAGCTATGAAAACAATTGATGAGAACAATGGAACCCGAGAGTATGTAGCAAAAACTGGTTTTTACACAAGTTCTTTGATAGTGACAACAAAGGGATTGGATATTGAACTTCCTCGAGTTTTGACTACAAACATAATCATCAATCTCTCTAGCAATAGGTTTGGAGGTTATATTCCAAGTATTATTGGAGACCTCATTGGGCTTCGTACATTGAACTTATCTCACAACGGCTTGGAAGGTCATATACCAGCATCATTGCAACATCTCTCTGTACTTGAATCGTTGGATCTCTCATCTAACAAAATTGGCGGAGAAATTCCGCAACAGCTTGCATCCCTCACATCACTTGAAGTCTTAAATCTCTCTCACAATCATCTTGTTGGATGCATCCCCAAAGGAAAACAATTTGATACGTTTGAGAACAGTTCGTACCAAGGGAATGATAGATTACAAGGATTTCCACTCTCAAGAGATTGTGGCGGTGTTGGTGGAGTACCACAAGCGATAACTCTAGTCGAGCTAGATCAAGGAGAAGAAGGAGATTCAGCAATGATCAGTTGGCAGACGTTTCTCATGGGTTACGGTTGTGGTCTAATTGTTGTACTCTCCCTAATATACATAATGTTGGCAACCCAAAATCCAACATGGTTTTCGAGGATGGTTGAAGAATGGGAAGACAAGATTATTACAAGAATGCAAAAGCACAAGAAAAGGAAATAGTGTGTTACCTTGAGGTATTCAACTTGATCTTTATCCTTCAGAagtttttttttcccttcaaaatcaATGTATATATTCTACCTGCTTCATCCTTAAAGCTCTTAACTTTAATTCTTCATTTTTGGAAATTGCAGGATTCAAGTCTACTGAGTTTCTGGGATGCAAATGAGAACTTTTACTTTCCTAGTTTGTGATGTTTCATAACGTGTTTGTTACGCTGTGAACAAAGAGATGAGTTTTCATTTATGAATGGTTTGTTACATATTCAGCCTATATTATTAGTTAGCTAATTGGAGTCAACTGTAACGTTCAGTTAATATGAAGTTATCTTATCTTTTTCTTAATTGCATTAAGTAATGTCAACAGCATGCTGAACGCTTAACTTTTAAAACTATCCTTGATGATATGATTGATTGGCTTAAATATCCTTATGTGTTAACTCAATGGATAGGATTGCTCTAAAGTAACTCAGGACTAATAAATCTGTATGCATAGGAATGTTCAAGTTTTGGAGCTTTGCACTTAACAAAGTACGTTCTCTCTTCTCTTTTATCTCTCTATTTATTTTTGTGTGCCCCTTTGTTTGTTTCAATTCTCCACAGAGTTTTCTTTGATTTAAATGGAACAATATCAAGTTAAATGGAACCTTGCAATAATACTGTGTGCTGATGGAAAATAAATTAAGATATGGCTTACACCTTGTGGTAAACATATTAGGAGCAACTGCAGAATTAGGCTCCTTCCCCGAACTTGATTGAGATTCTTGATTGTATAGAGAAAGCAGACTAAAAAGATTCAAAATTTGGAATATCTTGATCTATATTTAGGTGTCAAAGTCTTTAGCCTAGCTTTATACAAGATACAATTTCTTGGCGACTGAAATAGATCTGATCTATAATTTGGCAACCTATCTGGCTGAGACTGTGGTATCTGATTGCAAACCCATTGTTTACATCCAAGTAGATTGACAATGGATCCAGAAGGTGATGTTAAGTTTAGTTCTTGAAAGGAACAAATAAATACTCCACCTTTAGCTTGTTTATGCACAATTGCTCTTCAGATTGGCGTGATGATATCAGTTCTTGTCATTTTCCAATTTGGGTTTGGTGTTTTGATCAGTTAATTTGTCTGTGATGTTCCACTACCTTGTGCTCTGTGTCACTATCAGGTTGAAATGTTTGTAGTAATTTGTCAAGAACTGAACTTTAATGCTTTACAATTGTTTCTATTGAAATGCAGAAGTTGTTAGAATGTTTAGATCTTTGATGTGAAGCTTAATTTAGAATTGTTTTACTAAGCTTGAGTAGAAGTAGTTTGTCTGATCTTGTATGATATGAGATTGTAGCTTGCATCATAATTTAGCAAGCTTAAATATAAGTCCGGAAGTCTGTCTGACTGTGCTGATTTGTTTGCATAGGGAAAGACCTTAGGTGTTCAACTATGTCAGATCTGTGGTGATGGTGTTGGCACTAATGTGAATGGCTTGTCATTTGTTGCTTGCGATGTCTGTGCCTTCCCTCTTTGTAGGGCATGCTATGAATacgagaggaaggcctggaatcAATCTTGCCTACAGTGCAAGACCAGATACAAGAAGTTATGGATGATTCTGATTTGAGCAATTGAGTTGAGGATCTAATAGATCAGTCAAGACTTGTTGGCCAAGAGAAGTAAGAGCCCTTAAGTTTTTGAATCTGGTGCATGATTTGTATATGCTGACAGGCAACTTTTTATATAAGGTGATAAGCTGGCTTTGCTAAAATAATTATTTCCCTTCAAGAGATTATGCTTGCAGTTAACTTGCCTTGATCCTAAGTGACAAAGAACACACtataagagagagaaaaaaaaaaggagctgcATCTTCCTAATTTACTGAATGATTTGAACGGCAATTAACTACATTAAGTCCTATACTATACTGATTGGAGATCTTAACGTGCTGTATTAtttccagaccccacttgtgggattacactgggtgtgttgttgtaatgtgtcgTATTAATTTGATTGTTATAGGAAGTCCTGCTATTAGTTGTGAAAGTGTAGAAGATGGTGATGCTGATGATGGTGCCAGTGATCGTAATTACTCTTGTGAAAACCTGAATGAGAAGCAAAAATTGGCTGACCGTATGTTGAGCTGGCACGCGACTTACGGGCCGAGTAAGGAGACTGGTGCTCCAAAGTATGATAAAGAGGTCTCCCACAATCATATTCCTCTGCTTGCAAATGGAACAGATGTATGATTTACAGGTGCTAGTTTTTCATATTATTATCTTCCCCCTTTCCTTGATTGTCTTGCCTGGTATAAGTAATTTATTCAGTGACTGAATGCTTGTTGGTGTCTTACCTTTAGGTTTCTGGGGAACTGTCTGCAGCATCAGCAGAATGCTGTTCAATGGCGTCTCCTGGACCTGCTGGTGGTGCAAAACTCATCCATCCACTTACATATTCAACAGACGCTAACCAATCACGTAAGTTCCTCGTTTGTTCTACAAGTGCTTACAGAATTATCTGTTCTTCACTTCTGGTCTAGATTTTTGAGGCATTACTTTGCTTATTTTGGCAGCTAACATCAGGGTTGTGGATCCAGTAAAGGAGTTTGAATCCCCTGGACTTGGCAATGTTGCTTGGAAAGAAAGAGTTGATGGCTGGGAAATGAAGCAGGATAAGAATGTCGTGCCGATGACCACTAGCCATCCTCGTTCTGCTCCTCCTTTGGAACGAGGAGTTGGAGATATTAATGCTAGTACTGACATTCTGGTGGATGACTCTTTACTGTGagttttttttaaatcttttagcTATGTTGATGTATTTTCTGGTTTCTAAGTGTTTGTTTTGGTAGATCATCTCTGATATCTCTCTTTACAAAGAAAAAGGAGGAGAAGAAAACAGAGTATCTGTATTCATGATATGTGCTGAATCAGCATTCTGATGGAATGTTGAAGTGGTTGTTGAAGCATTCGAATTTTGTGTTGTCCTTGAACGTAGCTCGGGTTTCTTCtaatggtacatctttgttggtGCAGCAATGATGAGGCTAGACAACCTCTTTCAAGGAAGGTGTCTATTCCATCATCTAGGATAAATCCTTACAGGATGGTCACTATCCTCCGGCTTGTCTCTGTATTTTCTTGCACTATTAACGAACCCAGTGCCCAATGCATTTGCATCATGGTTGTTATCTGTAATATGCGACATTTGGTTTGCAATATCGTGGATTTTGGATCAGTTCCCCAAGTGGCTTCCAGCCAACCGCGAGACATATCTTGATAGGCTTGCTCTTAGGTTAGAGCTTGATAGTTTTCTCTTTGATTTTTCCCTTTTTTGTTTTGCGCGTTTCCATTTTATCTGTTATACTCAGTTTTAGTCATGATGTATGGTAGGTATGATCGTGAAGGAGAGCCATCACAATTAGTTGCTGTTGACATATTTGTTAGTACTGTGGATCCTTTGAAGGAGCCTCCTCTTGTTACAGCAAATACTGTCCTGCCCGTTCTTGCAGTTGATTATCCCATTGATAAGGTGTCCTGTTATATGTCTGATGATGGTGCTGCCATGTTGACATTTGAAGCCCTATCTGAAACAGCAGAGTTTGCAAGGAAATGGGTTCCTTTCTCTAAGAAGTACGCATAGAACCACGAGCTCCAGAGTGGTACTTTTCTCAGAAGGTTGACTACTAGAAGCATAAAGTTCAAACATCATTTGTAAAAGAACGTAGGGCAATGAAGGTCAGTTTTAGTTTTTGCAGTGTCTTTTGTTGTTTTACGTTTGTTGTGTGCTCATAATGTTTCTTGGAATCATAGAGGGAGTATGAAGAGTTCAAAATTCGCACCAATGCCCTTGTTGCAAAAGCTCAAAAGGTCCCTGAAGAAGGATGGATAATGCAAGATGGCACACCATGGTCTGGGGATAACACCAGGGATCATCCTGGGATGATTCAGGTAACTTTTAGTTCTTCTTTGTTGGATGTGATTTTTAGGACAAACGATATCAGTGTTGCTCAATAACTCTTAACTTGCAGAGGATTGGATCTTACTTTAGTCCACTAGTTTTGACATTGGTCTTGCGCACTTCTAATTAGCTTTCTCTGAAAATTCTAATTTCTGTTAACTGCATTGTCTCTGTTATTTATAGGTTTTGTTGGGACAAAGTGGAGATCTTGACTTTAAGTTTGGACATCCTCATCATATACAATGACTGTGCAGGTTCGCGTGTCAGCGGTTCTCACTAATGGACCTTTTATGCTCAATCTGGACTGTGATCACTACATAAACAAAACAAAGGCGTTGAGAGAGGCAATGTGCTTTTTAATGGATCCTAACCTTGGAAAATATGTCTGCTATGTTCGATTCCCTCAGAGATTCGATGGTATTGATAGGAACGATCGATATGCCAATAGGAATACAGTTTTTTTCGATTTAAGTTTGAACTTCAGTAACAGCGAGTGATTTATACTCAGTCAGAGGCTAGAACAGTGTTTATTTCAGTTCATGCACTTTTATGCTCAGATTAATTCATGTGGATCTTGATGTGAAATCACTGTTGTTTGTTGAACCAGATTAACTTGAGAGGTTTGGATGGAATTCAAGGCCCAGTGTATGTGGGTACTGGATGTGTATTTAATAGAACAACTTTATATGGTAATGAACCTCCTATTACGCCAAAGCATAAGAAAGCAGGGTTCCTCTCTTCCTGCTTCGGTGGATCAAGAAAGAAGAGTTCTAAATCAAGTCAAAAAGGCTCAGACAAGAAGAAATCTAGTAAGAATGTTGATCCCACTTTGCCAATATTCAATCTGGAGGATATAGAGGAGAGAGTTGAAGGTATAGTTTAAATTACTAATCTTTTCAGTTCATGCTTATTAATGTTATCTTTGTCTAAGTATTCGCCAATTCCAGAATGATCATTCTGATGCTTATCCTGTCACACCTTGCGCAGCAACTCCTTTTTTAGTAAGTTAATTGGCAAATCTATTGCATCAgggaaaaaaagaaggaaaattgCAATTTGCTAAATGTCTCTTGGATTTAGATaccagtattttttttttccttcttaaaAAAATATCTACCCTGTTGTTCATTACTTCATATTTCCTCAAATATTCTTTATGAAATTACTTCTGAACTGGAAATAGAAGATAAACCCTATCTTTAGTCAGTAGTACTTGTAGAGTACTCGGAACACACCAGGTAATGGTTGATCAACACTGAGAACTTTGTCCTATATTATTTTGCTGTCTTTAAGAGTGAACAGTGTGTCTTTTCCTGCCTTCTGGAATCAGGTTTGCTGTTGTCCAATAAAGGAAGTCAAAATTGAACTTGTAGAACTGTTACATATAGACAAAATTGTCGTTTCTATTGTGTTGGACTTGCCTCTGCAAAGAGAAATATAGATAGGCTTGGAAATTTCTCCTTAACCTTTTTAAAATGGACCTAAGTTGAGACATGTTGAAAAGAGGAGATGCACATGGAAATTCTTTACACTGTTGACTAACTTGTAGAAGATTAATCAAACCAATTGTACTCTTAACCTTTATAATAAACAAAAGGTCAATCAACCAATTGTGCTTCAATCCATAGTGTTGCTATAGGTATTCTCCATATTgctttgaatttcttggccttatct
Coding sequences:
- the LOC132625156 gene encoding receptor-like protein Cf-9 homolog isoform X2 — protein: MKQNQWIYDSYPKTLSWNKSTDCCSWDGVYCEESTGQVIELNLCGSQLQGKFDSNSSLFQLSNLKRLDLSFNDFSGSLISPKFGEFSSLTYLDLSNSDFSGLIPSEISHLSKLHVLYIWHTDPSGLRLGPHNFERLLRNLTQLRALDLTYVNISSIIPLNFSSFLTTLHVVDTQLFGILPERVFHLSYLESLYLSSNPQLIIGFPTTKWNSSASLIQLSLCGVNFIGRIPESFSYLTSLRWLYMTNTNLTGPISKPIWNLTSIQWLDLSNNSFTGKIQDFKSKTLYSIFLNHNQLQGPIPKSLLNQQHLRNLFLSQNNLSGQIDSTICNLKKLILLDLGSNNLEGSIPQCLGEMSRLQALDVSYNSLSGTINTSFRIGNTLQIIKLDGNKLQGKLPRSLINCKNLTLLGLGNNELNDTFPNWLGTLTYLKILRLRSNKLHGPIKDSRAENLFAQIRIIDLSSNGFSGELPVSLFENFRAMKTIDENNGTREYVAKTGFYTSSLIVTTKGLDIELPRVLTTNIIINLSSNRFGGYIPSIIGDLIGLRTLNLSHNGLEGHIPASLQHLSVLESLDLSSNKIGGEIPQQLASLTSLEVLNLSHNHLVGCIPKGKQFDTFENSSYQGNDRLQGFPLSRDCGGVGGVPQAITLVELDQGEEGDSAMISWQTFLMGYGCGLIVVLSLIYIMLATQNPTWFSRMVEEWEDKIITRMQKHKKRK
- the LOC132625156 gene encoding receptor-like protein 9DC1 isoform X3 yields the protein MGYQKLALFLLYVAFLCQLVSSSSLPHLCPNDQALALLQFKHMFTINPNVSLYSECFNYAIDQWIYDSYPKTLSWNKSTDCCSWDGVYCEESTGQVIELNLCGSQLQGKFDSNSSLFQLSNLKRLDLSFNDFSGSLISPKFGPISKPIWNLTSIQWLDLSNNSFTGKIQDFKSKTLYSIFLNHNQLQGPIPKSLLNQQHLRNLFLSQNNLSGQIDSTICNLKKLILLDLGSNNLEGSIPQCLGEMSRLQALDVSYNSLSGTINTSFRIGNTLQIIKLDGNKLQGKLPRSLINCKNLTLLGLGNNELNDTFPNWLGTLTYLKILRLRSNKLHGPIKDSRAENLFAQIRIIDLSSNGFSGELPVSLFENFRAMKTIDENNGTREYVAKTGFYTSSLIVTTKGLDIELPRVLTTNIIINLSSNRFGGYIPSIIGDLIGLRTLNLSHNGLEGHIPASLQHLSVLESLDLSSNKIGGEIPQQLASLTSLEVLNLSHNHLVGCIPKGKQFDTFENSSYQGNDRLQGFPLSRDCGGVGGVPQAITLVELDQGEEGDSAMISWQTFLMGYGCGLIVVLSLIYIMLATQNPTWFSRMVEEWEDKIITRMQKHKKRK
- the LOC132625156 gene encoding receptor-like protein 9DC3 isoform X1 translates to MGYQKLALFLLYVAFLCQLVSSSSLPHLCPNDQALALLQFKHMFTINPNVSLYSECFNYAIDQWIYDSYPKTLSWNKSTDCCSWDGVYCEESTGQVIELNLCGSQLQGKFDSNSSLFQLSNLKRLDLSFNDFSGSLISPKFGEFSSLTYLDLSNSDFSGLIPSEISHLSKLHVLYIWHTDPSGLRLGPHNFERLLRNLTQLRALDLTYVNISSIIPLNFSSFLTTLHVVDTQLFGILPERVFHLSYLESLYLSSNPQLIIGFPTTKWNSSASLIQLSLCGVNFIGRIPESFSYLTSLRWLYMTNTNLTGPISKPIWNLTSIQWLDLSNNSFTGKIQDFKSKTLYSIFLNHNQLQGPIPKSLLNQQHLRNLFLSQNNLSGQIDSTICNLKKLILLDLGSNNLEGSIPQCLGEMSRLQALDVSYNSLSGTINTSFRIGNTLQIIKLDGNKLQGKLPRSLINCKNLTLLGLGNNELNDTFPNWLGTLTYLKILRLRSNKLHGPIKDSRAENLFAQIRIIDLSSNGFSGELPVSLFENFRAMKTIDENNGTREYVAKTGFYTSSLIVTTKGLDIELPRVLTTNIIINLSSNRFGGYIPSIIGDLIGLRTLNLSHNGLEGHIPASLQHLSVLESLDLSSNKIGGEIPQQLASLTSLEVLNLSHNHLVGCIPKGKQFDTFENSSYQGNDRLQGFPLSRDCGGVGGVPQAITLVELDQGEEGDSAMISWQTFLMGYGCGLIVVLSLIYIMLATQNPTWFSRMVEEWEDKIITRMQKHKKRK